The Miscanthus floridulus cultivar M001 chromosome 7, ASM1932011v1, whole genome shotgun sequence genome includes a region encoding these proteins:
- the LOC136463859 gene encoding transcription factor MYB30-like: MGRAPCCEKMGLKRGPWTPEEDRALVAHIERHGHSNWRALPKQAGLLRCGKSCRLRWINYLRPDIKRGNFGREEEDAIIQLHQMLGNRWSAIAARLPGRTDNEIKNVWHTHLKKRQEPTKPASQAPKRKPKKQQQQQQPEAVTTLEGPTATVPVSAEQSLSTSTTSTTTDYSAAASSMENADSFTSEEEDYQIDDSFWSETLAMTADSSDDSGMHAEGSTFGASSVTSTSDDDMDFWLKLFMQASDMQNLPQI, from the exons ATGGGGCGCGCTCCGTGCTGCGAGAAGATGGGGCTGAAGAGGGGTCCGTGGACGCCGGAGGAGGACAGGGCCCTGGTGGCGCACATCGAGCGCCACGGCCACAGCAACTGGCGCGCGCTGCCCAAGCAGGCGGGCCTGCTCCGCTGCGGCAAGAGCTGCCGCCTCCGCTGGATCAACTACCTGCGCCCGGACATCAAGCGCGGCAACTTCGgccgggaggaggaggacgccATCATCCAGCTCCACCAAATGCTCGGCAACAG ATGGTCGGCAATTGCTGCCAGGCTGCCGGGGAGGACGGACAACGAGATCAAGAACGTCTGGCACACCCACCTCAAGAAGCGCCAGGAGCCTACTAAGCCAGCCAGCCAGGCGCCCAAGCGCAAGcccaagaagcagcagcagcagcagcagccggaggcCGTGACGACGCTCGAGGGCCCGACCGCCACGGTGCCGGTGTCGGCGGAGCAGTCACTCTCCACGTcgaccaccagcaccaccactgaCTACTCGGCGGCGGCTTCGTCGATGGAGAACGCGGACAGCTTCACCTCGGAGGAGGAGGACTACCAGATTGACGACAGCTTCTGGTCCGAGACGCTGGCGATGACGGCGGACAGCTCCGACGACTCCGGGATGCATGCAGAGGGCAGCACCTTCGGCGCGTCGTCGGTGACGTCGACCAGCGACGACGACATGGACTTCTGGCTCAAGCTGTTCATGCAGGCCAGCGACATGCAGAATTTGCCCCAGATTTAG